Proteins encoded within one genomic window of Geotalea daltonii FRC-32:
- a CDS encoding type IV pilin protein translates to MKISVSDKSPQMIRPWANKKAFTLIELLIVMTIVGILASIAVPNYRWGIIKAKEAVLREDLYNLRTTIDNFYADQGKYPDTLQELVDKKYLRDLPKDPFTNDKETWKVVPPPAGGEGEEIKGSVYDVHSGSDLIGTNGISYNEW, encoded by the coding sequence ATGAAAATATCCGTATCTGACAAGTCGCCGCAGATGATCAGGCCATGGGCCAACAAAAAAGCATTCACCCTCATAGAGTTGTTGATAGTCATGACCATTGTTGGTATCCTTGCCTCCATAGCCGTTCCCAACTACAGATGGGGAATAATCAAGGCAAAGGAAGCGGTGTTGCGGGAGGACCTCTACAACCTGCGCACCACCATTGACAATTTCTATGCAGATCAAGGAAAATACCCTGACACCCTCCAGGAGCTGGTGGATAAAAAATACCTGCGTGATTTGCCGAAAGACCCTTTTACCAACGATAAAGAAACCTGGAAAGTTGTGCCTCCACCTGCCGGAGGTGAGGGAGAAGAAATCAAAGGCTCCGTGTACGATGTCCATAGCGGCTCCGATCTCATCGGTACCAATGGCATATCCTACAACGAGTGGTGA
- the ftsE gene encoding cell division ATP-binding protein FtsE: MIQLHNVSLAYQNDMAALNNVSLKVPKGDFIFLTGQSGAGKSTLLKLLYGALDPTQGQVVIDGQNISRLSRSQIPHLRRKIGVVFQDFKLLPQRTVLENVAVTLEVLGWGKKDIGKKVYHILKQMGLEHKINSNPLRLSGGEQQRVALARALVNDPKILLADEPTGNLDEENKEQILSIFKEANIRGTTVVVATHDRRAIENSHRRLVVLEKGRIVEDSNVIAE, encoded by the coding sequence ATGATCCAGTTGCATAACGTATCCCTTGCCTATCAAAACGATATGGCTGCTCTCAACAATGTCAGTCTAAAGGTCCCCAAAGGGGATTTTATTTTTTTAACCGGCCAATCAGGAGCTGGTAAATCGACCCTCTTGAAACTGCTCTATGGGGCGCTGGATCCTACTCAAGGGCAGGTTGTCATTGACGGGCAGAATATCTCTCGACTCTCCCGCTCCCAGATTCCCCACCTGAGAAGAAAAATTGGCGTCGTTTTCCAGGATTTCAAGCTGCTGCCTCAAAGAACGGTTCTTGAGAATGTGGCCGTCACCCTGGAAGTCTTGGGTTGGGGGAAAAAAGACATCGGCAAGAAGGTCTACCACATTCTGAAACAGATGGGGTTGGAGCATAAAATCAACAGCAATCCATTGAGGCTTTCAGGTGGGGAGCAGCAAAGGGTTGCCCTGGCCCGTGCACTGGTAAACGACCCTAAAATTCTCTTGGCCGATGAACCTACGGGAAATTTGGACGAAGAAAACAAGGAACAGATTCTTTCCATTTTCAAGGAAGCAAACATCAGGGGAACAACAGTTGTTGTCGCAACCCATGATCGGCGTGCCATTGAAAACTCCCATCGAAGATTGGTGGTTCTGGAAAAAGGGCGCATCGTGGAGGACTCAAATGTCATCGCGGAATAG
- the ftsX gene encoding permease-like cell division protein FtsX, whose product MSSRNRPTKRPKLDGDGSFGRLGYFFSRAVANLRQNILVSALTVGTISLSLLIIALFLLVYVNLEKVAETWSEKVQLTAFFEKELTAEELSAFKDRIASLGGTEKIVYVSKNEAMKRFRDRLKGQETFLEGVVPDVLPAAIEISLNKASRNSEAVDSYASRLKNIPGITEVQYGEEWVRRFNTFLNFMRLIGALVGGFLVLAGLFIVSNTIKLTIYARKDELEVLGLVGATRFFIKAPFLIEGIIQGAAGGLVALVTLAACYFGFLHNAGNFLSFNVTTAGLSFLPLSHLIAIFAGGVFVGFIGSLTSLKRFIAI is encoded by the coding sequence ATGTCATCGCGGAATAGACCGACAAAAAGGCCGAAGCTGGATGGGGATGGCTCTTTTGGCAGGCTTGGCTACTTCTTTTCCAGGGCTGTTGCCAATTTAAGGCAGAATATTCTTGTCAGTGCTCTCACTGTCGGTACGATCTCACTCTCACTGTTGATTATTGCCCTTTTTTTGCTCGTATATGTGAATCTTGAGAAAGTGGCGGAAACCTGGAGCGAAAAGGTTCAGTTGACTGCCTTCTTTGAGAAAGAGCTTACCGCTGAGGAGCTCTCTGCCTTCAAAGATCGAATTGCCTCCCTTGGCGGCACTGAAAAAATTGTTTATGTCTCAAAAAACGAAGCGATGAAAAGGTTCCGCGACAGGCTCAAAGGACAGGAAACGTTTCTGGAAGGGGTTGTCCCGGATGTCTTGCCTGCAGCCATTGAAATAAGTCTCAACAAGGCCAGCAGAAACAGCGAAGCTGTCGATTCCTATGCTTCCCGCCTGAAAAACATCCCCGGTATCACTGAGGTCCAGTACGGCGAGGAATGGGTAAGGCGGTTCAACACCTTTCTCAACTTCATGCGCCTGATCGGCGCTTTGGTGGGGGGATTTCTCGTTCTTGCCGGGCTCTTCATAGTTTCAAATACCATTAAACTGACTATTTATGCACGAAAAGACGAGCTCGAGGTGCTGGGGCTGGTTGGAGCAACACGGTTTTTCATAAAAGCTCCTTTTCTAATAGAAGGGATAATCCAGGGCGCAGCAGGAGGACTTGTTGCACTTGTGACGCTTGCCGCCTGTTATTTCGGGTTTCTGCATAATGCTGGAAACTTCCTGTCATTTAATGTAACCACAGCAGGTCTATCATTTTTGCCCTTATCCCATCTGATTGCCATCTTTGCAGGGGGAGTCTTTGTAGGGTTTATCGGGAGTCTCACTTCCCTTAAGCGTTTCATCGCCATTTAA
- a CDS encoding murein hydrolase activator EnvC family protein, producing MKDDLQGINREINQKKSLLNKTKKVETKVSGELQQIEKNLQEKETNLLSLGRDLRGVENNLGRIKGQIESVEAEAFRKKQQINSRISALYKAGDAGNIRIFFSSGSFSQMMENLRYMKAVLENDRKLFTDYQAKMEQLRLLKTELEHDQANKERIRSKMEAKRLEIAEEKKIKTGLLLKVREDKQGYIVSLKKLQANAKRLQSMVERLEARSRKGYTVRKNKAVTGAERYVSIPDKGLGAQKGKLSLPVKGSVTAQFGRHKHPQFNSYTVNNGISINAPVGTQIHAIYDGQVIFADYFKGYGNMIIVDHGGGFFSLYAHASSINKRVGATVAKNDVVASVGDSDSSNGSMLYFEIRYQGKPVDPSPWFR from the coding sequence GTGAAGGACGATCTGCAAGGTATTAACAGGGAAATCAACCAGAAAAAATCCCTCCTTAACAAGACGAAAAAGGTTGAGACAAAGGTTTCGGGTGAATTGCAACAGATCGAGAAAAACCTTCAGGAAAAAGAGACCAATCTTCTGTCTCTCGGACGTGATCTCCGTGGCGTGGAGAATAATCTGGGCCGTATCAAAGGGCAGATAGAATCGGTGGAAGCGGAAGCTTTTCGGAAAAAACAGCAGATCAACAGTCGGATTTCCGCCCTATACAAAGCAGGCGATGCCGGAAATATTCGCATATTCTTTTCTTCCGGCTCCTTTTCACAGATGATGGAAAACCTGCGTTACATGAAGGCGGTTCTGGAGAATGACAGAAAACTTTTTACCGATTACCAGGCTAAAATGGAACAACTGAGACTGCTGAAAACGGAGCTTGAGCACGATCAGGCGAACAAAGAAAGAATCCGAAGCAAAATGGAGGCGAAGAGACTTGAGATTGCAGAGGAGAAAAAGATAAAGACCGGCCTGCTTCTTAAAGTCAGAGAAGACAAACAGGGTTACATTGTCTCTTTAAAAAAACTGCAGGCCAATGCAAAAAGGCTGCAATCAATGGTTGAAAGGCTTGAAGCAAGGAGTAGAAAGGGTTATACTGTTCGAAAAAACAAGGCGGTAACTGGTGCAGAACGTTACGTCTCCATTCCCGATAAGGGTTTGGGCGCACAAAAGGGTAAATTGTCATTACCGGTAAAAGGCAGTGTTACAGCCCAGTTCGGCAGACACAAACATCCCCAGTTCAACTCCTATACCGTTAACAACGGCATATCCATCAATGCTCCCGTCGGCACGCAGATACATGCCATTTATGATGGGCAGGTCATATTTGCCGATTACTTCAAGGGGTACGGAAATATGATCATTGTCGATCACGGTGGTGGATTCTTCAGCCTCTACGCGCACGCATCGTCCATCAACAAGAGAGTGGGCGCTACCGTGGCCAAAAACGACGTTGTGGCCAGTGTCGGAGATTCGGATTCAAGCAATGGGTCGATGCTGTATTTTGAAATACGATATCAGGGGAAGCCGGTTGATCCTTCCCCGTGGTTCAGGTAA
- a CDS encoding S41 family peptidase produces MLTIATVVTIVVVFFGIGIQRRCAAQGGNDYESIELFTDVLSIVKKSYVEDVDTKKLIYGAINGMLSSLDPHSSFMPPDTYKEMKIDTKGSFGGLGIEITIKDGILTVISPIEDTPAFKAGIKAGDQILKIDDKFTKDLTITDAVKRMRGPKGTKVTISIFREGLDKPKDFTLERDIIQVKSVKFKTLDDGYGYVRISQFQEKTDDDLEKALKTLREENGGNLRGLVLDLRNDPGGLLDQAVKVSEHFIDEGKLIVYTEGREKDSKMRFTSRKGGKEQNYPIVVLINSGSASASEIVAGALQDHKRAVVMGTQSFGKGSVQTIIPLSDNSGLRLTTARYFTPSGRSIQAKGITPDIVAERIELSAVEKKEGMHIREKDLDNHFEVESKEATEDKKPMKISTNKMDEQMKSDSQLLRALDLLKGWDILKLMNKSS; encoded by the coding sequence ATGCTGACCATTGCCACAGTTGTCACCATTGTGGTGGTATTCTTTGGCATAGGAATTCAGCGTCGCTGTGCAGCTCAAGGAGGAAACGACTATGAATCCATCGAGCTCTTCACGGATGTCCTTTCCATAGTCAAGAAAAGTTATGTGGAAGATGTGGACACGAAAAAGCTCATCTATGGAGCTATCAATGGCATGCTGTCATCTCTGGATCCCCATAGTTCCTTCATGCCTCCTGATACTTATAAAGAGATGAAGATCGATACCAAAGGCTCCTTCGGTGGACTGGGGATCGAGATAACCATCAAGGACGGCATCTTGACCGTAATTTCGCCTATTGAAGACACCCCGGCATTCAAAGCGGGAATCAAGGCCGGCGATCAGATCCTGAAGATCGACGACAAGTTCACCAAGGACCTGACCATAACGGATGCGGTCAAACGCATGAGAGGACCCAAGGGAACAAAGGTTACCATTTCCATCTTCCGGGAGGGGCTCGACAAGCCGAAAGATTTCACCCTTGAGCGCGACATAATTCAGGTTAAAAGCGTCAAGTTCAAGACCCTGGATGACGGCTATGGATATGTGAGAATCTCCCAGTTCCAGGAAAAAACAGATGACGACCTGGAGAAAGCGCTGAAGACCTTGCGTGAGGAAAACGGCGGGAACCTGCGTGGCCTGGTTCTTGACTTGCGCAACGACCCGGGCGGCCTTCTGGACCAGGCGGTCAAAGTGTCCGAACATTTTATTGATGAAGGCAAGCTGATAGTCTACACGGAAGGGCGTGAAAAGGACTCGAAGATGAGGTTCACCTCCCGGAAGGGGGGTAAGGAGCAGAACTATCCAATCGTGGTGCTGATCAACAGCGGCAGTGCGAGCGCTTCAGAAATTGTTGCAGGGGCATTGCAGGACCATAAACGGGCAGTGGTAATGGGCACTCAGAGCTTCGGCAAAGGATCGGTACAGACTATAATTCCCCTTTCAGACAACTCAGGGCTCAGGCTCACCACGGCCAGATATTTCACTCCGAGCGGCCGCTCCATCCAAGCCAAAGGAATAACTCCCGACATCGTTGCAGAGCGGATCGAACTTTCTGCAGTGGAAAAGAAAGAGGGCATGCACATCAGGGAAAAAGATCTTGATAATCATTTCGAGGTCGAAAGCAAGGAAGCGACCGAAGATAAAAAACCCATGAAGATATCTACCAATAAAATGGACGAACAGATGAAATCCGATTCCCAATTGTTGAGAGCACTTGATTTACTCAAAGGATGGGACATACTAAAATTGATGAATAAATCTTCATGA
- a CDS encoding cohesin domain-containing protein: MKLFDSVVMFMLSLFFAASAFAAANVSMVSDDGKSWTLQASDFENISGIDLTITYDPSILSNPNVTQGSFVAGSMMVPNADVAGVVRIGIVTAKPLTGSGPIATVTFQRKASGSAKLKLAAKIVNKDLAPTPVIPVSPTDSEAEATDTSSGRKANQQVQTPQQSGNQSQSNGSSTVVVGGHVTLPSDMTASTEEKKAQQTTPEYREEQQREAPSVHRPTSAPEAKQEAEAKASALKIEPPENILGRFNGYKGEMTSKALIQLFAVDEKATVKQDPPILLADGKANLKLTVRNPQGKHAPNFALKKAKLVSLKVASNNTWVVVAKPEKGVYDASITMLVDDTAVEMPLTVAPKVDIDLDKSGKIDDNDFKIFLKDRGSNKAPKHDLDKDGRRNHIDDYIFTANFLVLNQIANEKPMAGKVPVETKQKSDTVRGSSKPQAK, from the coding sequence ATGAAATTATTTGATTCTGTAGTGATGTTTATGCTTAGTCTCTTTTTCGCTGCATCCGCTTTCGCCGCTGCAAATGTGTCAATGGTCTCAGATGACGGCAAATCATGGACTCTGCAGGCAAGCGATTTCGAAAACATTAGCGGAATTGATCTCACCATCACCTACGACCCTTCCATCCTCAGCAATCCCAATGTCACGCAGGGCTCCTTTGTTGCCGGCTCAATGATGGTTCCTAATGCTGATGTCGCAGGAGTTGTTCGTATCGGGATTGTTACAGCCAAGCCCCTGACCGGCTCCGGGCCGATAGCTACAGTGACTTTTCAACGTAAGGCCAGCGGTTCAGCCAAGCTCAAGCTTGCAGCGAAAATTGTCAACAAAGATCTTGCTCCTACACCGGTAATTCCCGTGAGCCCCACGGATTCAGAGGCAGAAGCTACCGATACTTCTTCAGGCAGAAAAGCCAACCAGCAAGTACAGACGCCTCAACAATCTGGAAATCAGTCACAATCTAACGGCTCATCCACAGTTGTAGTTGGAGGTCATGTCACCCTGCCGTCCGACATGACAGCGTCAACCGAGGAGAAAAAAGCTCAGCAGACAACGCCCGAATACAGGGAAGAGCAGCAACGCGAAGCACCTTCCGTTCACAGACCAACGTCTGCACCTGAGGCTAAGCAGGAGGCGGAGGCAAAAGCATCTGCGCTCAAGATCGAGCCACCAGAGAATATCCTTGGTCGGTTCAACGGATACAAGGGGGAGATGACAAGCAAGGCTTTGATCCAGTTGTTCGCCGTGGATGAAAAGGCCACAGTTAAACAGGACCCGCCCATACTTTTGGCTGATGGCAAGGCAAATCTCAAATTAACCGTACGAAACCCGCAAGGTAAACATGCTCCCAATTTTGCACTGAAGAAGGCCAAGCTGGTGAGTCTGAAGGTAGCTTCCAACAACACCTGGGTTGTGGTGGCCAAGCCTGAAAAAGGGGTATATGACGCATCCATAACCATGCTTGTTGATGATACCGCAGTTGAAATGCCCTTGACTGTTGCGCCAAAGGTAGACATTGACCTTGACAAATCCGGGAAGATCGATGACAACGACTTCAAGATCTTCCTTAAGGACCGCGGCAGCAACAAAGCGCCTAAACATGACCTGGATAAGGATGGTCGCCGTAACCATATTGATGATTATATATTTACCGCCAACTTTCTCGTGCTCAATCAAATAGCAAACGAAAAACCAATGGCAGGCAAGGTTCCGGTGGAAACCAAACAGAAGTCTGATACTGTCCGGGGGAGCAGTAAACCCCAGGCAAAATAA
- a CDS encoding bifunctional aconitate hydratase 2/2-methylisocitrate dehydratase: MIEAYLAHEAERKAQGIPALPLNPEQTTGLCKLLENPPAGKEEFLLNLLKERVSPGVDPAAEVKAAFLAEIVKGSKKSPLVSRKEAVQILGTMMGGYNVTPLIEALGDAELADVAATALSGMTLVYDGFDKVVALSKSNAAAKKVLESWANAEWFTKRPGVPETIKVKVFKVEGEINTDDFSPAGDAWSRPDIPLHALAMGKTRFPNRLKDIAAWRAAGNQVAFIGDVVGTGSSRKSACNSVLWHIGNDIPAVPNKKTGGVIIGGVIAPIFFNTAQDSGALPLKADVTKMNDGDVITINTKKGEISNEKGEVISTFKIAPNTLADEFRAGGRIPLIIGRAVTDKARAALGLGATDIFTLPVNPEPKAGQGYSLAQKMVGKACGVTGVLPGTACEPKMTTVGSQDTTGPMTADELKELACLKFLSPMFMQSFCHTAAYPKPADVKMHKNLPNFITDRCGVPLKPGDGVIHSWLNRLLLPDTVGTGGDSHTRFPIGISFPAGSGLVAFAGAMGFMPLDMPESVLVRFKGKLNPGITLRDAVNAIPYWAIKQGKLTVPKKNKINIFNGRILEMEGLPELTVEQAFELTDAAAERSAAAGCIQLSKESVATYLRSNVALMKKMIKDGYQDAKTLQNRIDAVNAWLAKPELLEADKNAVETGAYADVIEIDLAQITEPILACPNDPDDVKLLSEVAGTPIQDVFLGSCMTNIGHFRAAAEIWRGLKFNPNVRTWICPPTRMDQAQLKDEAYFSVYSAFGARIEIAGCSLCMGNQARVPDGVNMFSTSTRNFDDRIGDGAKVFLGSAELGAVAATMGKLPTVAEFMAAYKEKVEPKKDVIYKYLQFDEMPEYK; encoded by the coding sequence ATGATCGAAGCCTATCTGGCCCATGAAGCCGAACGTAAAGCGCAAGGCATTCCTGCGTTGCCGCTGAATCCTGAGCAGACAACAGGGTTGTGCAAGTTGCTGGAAAACCCGCCCGCAGGCAAGGAAGAATTTCTCCTCAACCTCCTGAAAGAGCGTGTTTCTCCTGGTGTTGATCCTGCAGCAGAAGTTAAAGCGGCCTTTCTGGCAGAGATTGTCAAAGGTTCCAAGAAATCCCCGCTGGTGAGCCGCAAGGAAGCAGTGCAGATACTGGGTACCATGATGGGTGGGTACAACGTCACTCCTCTCATCGAAGCCCTTGGCGATGCAGAGCTTGCTGACGTAGCCGCAACTGCTCTCTCGGGCATGACTCTCGTTTACGACGGCTTTGACAAGGTGGTTGCACTTTCCAAATCCAATGCTGCGGCCAAAAAAGTACTCGAGTCCTGGGCCAATGCGGAGTGGTTCACCAAGCGTCCGGGGGTTCCCGAGACCATAAAGGTCAAGGTTTTCAAGGTGGAAGGGGAGATCAATACCGACGACTTTTCTCCTGCCGGTGATGCCTGGAGCCGTCCCGATATCCCGCTCCATGCTCTGGCAATGGGCAAGACCCGCTTTCCGAACCGCCTTAAGGACATCGCCGCATGGCGTGCTGCCGGCAATCAGGTAGCCTTCATCGGCGACGTCGTCGGTACCGGTTCTTCCCGTAAATCCGCCTGTAACTCCGTCCTTTGGCACATCGGTAACGATATTCCTGCTGTCCCCAATAAGAAGACCGGCGGTGTCATCATCGGCGGCGTCATCGCTCCGATTTTTTTCAATACCGCCCAGGATTCCGGGGCACTGCCTCTGAAAGCAGATGTAACCAAGATGAATGACGGTGACGTCATAACCATAAACACCAAAAAAGGTGAGATTTCAAACGAGAAGGGTGAAGTTATCTCCACCTTCAAAATTGCACCCAATACCCTGGCTGATGAATTCCGTGCCGGTGGTCGCATTCCTCTGATCATCGGTCGTGCTGTTACCGATAAAGCCCGTGCCGCCCTCGGCCTTGGCGCTACCGATATCTTTACCCTTCCTGTTAATCCCGAGCCCAAGGCTGGCCAGGGCTACTCCCTGGCACAGAAGATGGTTGGCAAGGCCTGTGGCGTTACCGGAGTTCTTCCGGGAACAGCCTGCGAGCCAAAGATGACAACGGTCGGCTCCCAGGACACAACCGGACCTATGACCGCCGACGAACTGAAGGAACTAGCCTGTCTCAAGTTCCTCTCACCCATGTTCATGCAGTCTTTCTGTCACACTGCCGCCTATCCCAAGCCTGCTGACGTTAAGATGCACAAGAACCTGCCCAATTTCATCACCGACCGCTGCGGCGTGCCCCTCAAGCCGGGCGACGGGGTCATCCATTCCTGGCTGAACCGCCTGCTTCTTCCTGATACTGTCGGTACCGGCGGTGATTCACATACCCGTTTCCCGATCGGCATCAGTTTCCCGGCCGGTTCCGGTCTGGTGGCATTTGCCGGCGCCATGGGCTTCATGCCGCTTGATATGCCAGAGTCTGTGCTGGTGCGGTTCAAGGGCAAGCTGAACCCAGGCATAACCCTGCGCGATGCGGTCAATGCCATTCCCTACTGGGCCATAAAGCAGGGCAAACTCACTGTGCCGAAGAAAAACAAGATCAATATCTTCAATGGCCGTATTCTTGAGATGGAAGGTTTGCCTGAATTGACCGTTGAACAAGCTTTCGAGCTTACTGATGCTGCTGCCGAAAGAAGCGCCGCGGCAGGCTGCATCCAGCTCTCCAAAGAGTCTGTTGCAACCTATCTCCGTTCCAACGTGGCACTGATGAAAAAGATGATCAAGGATGGCTATCAGGACGCAAAGACGCTGCAGAACCGGATTGATGCTGTCAATGCCTGGTTGGCCAAGCCCGAGCTGCTTGAAGCTGACAAAAATGCCGTTGAGACCGGTGCCTATGCCGATGTAATCGAGATCGATCTGGCCCAGATCACCGAGCCGATCCTGGCTTGCCCCAATGATCCCGATGATGTCAAGCTTCTCTCCGAAGTGGCTGGTACGCCGATTCAGGATGTGTTCCTCGGTTCCTGTATGACCAACATCGGTCATTTCCGTGCAGCTGCTGAGATATGGCGCGGACTGAAGTTTAACCCCAATGTTCGTACCTGGATCTGTCCTCCTACCCGGATGGATCAAGCTCAGCTCAAAGACGAAGCTTACTTCTCGGTCTACAGCGCCTTTGGCGCCCGGATTGAGATAGCCGGCTGTTCCCTCTGCATGGGTAACCAGGCTCGCGTTCCCGATGGAGTCAATATGTTCTCCACCTCGACACGCAATTTCGATGACAGGATCGGGGATGGCGCCAAGGTATTCCTGGGCTCCGCCGAACTTGGTGCGGTAGCTGCCACAATGGGTAAACTGCCTACCGTTGCAGAGTTCATGGCTGCCTACAAGGAAAAGGTTGAGCCTAAGAAAGATGTAATTTACAAGTACCTGCAGTTTGATGAGATGCCTGAATACAAATAG
- a CDS encoding type IV pilus twitching motility protein PilT, producing MDARTLHQILEIAFQKKVSDLHFEVDNPPFFRARGQLIRAKMPNLSADDTLFIAKTVMEHNGREFNADLREFDASYSLSSGGRFRVSLFRQRGNFGVVMRVIPPNIGTFSELHLPTVLSEIATAPNGLILVTGPTGNGKSTTLASMLRFLNENFNHNIITIEDPIEFLFTSQKSCIIQREVGIDTDSFNSALKSALRMDPDVIMVGEMRDKETIDACIKTAETGHLVLSTLHTQSAVSTINRIVGHFPPDAQEIIRQRLADILVATVSLRLVKDKTGDNIFPVVEIMRSTTTIQACIREGRLDEIEKHIENGQTQYHMQTLDQHLLQMYEQDLITLEDAKRLSHSMDLERKFMYTS from the coding sequence ATGGACGCGAGAACTTTACACCAGATATTAGAAATCGCCTTTCAGAAGAAGGTATCCGACCTCCATTTCGAAGTGGACAATCCCCCGTTTTTCAGGGCAAGAGGGCAGCTGATCCGAGCTAAGATGCCCAACCTTTCGGCAGATGACACCCTTTTTATCGCCAAAACAGTGATGGAGCATAATGGTCGTGAATTCAACGCCGATTTGCGTGAATTCGATGCATCATACTCCTTATCCAGCGGCGGTCGTTTCAGGGTTAGCTTATTCCGCCAGAGGGGCAATTTCGGTGTCGTCATGCGTGTCATCCCGCCTAATATCGGCACATTTTCGGAATTGCACCTACCGACTGTTCTTTCGGAAATAGCGACTGCTCCCAATGGATTGATCCTGGTCACCGGCCCTACCGGTAACGGAAAGTCAACCACCCTTGCCTCGATGTTGAGATTCCTAAATGAAAATTTCAACCACAATATCATTACCATTGAAGATCCGATTGAATTTCTCTTTACTTCACAAAAAAGCTGCATCATTCAGAGAGAAGTGGGGATTGACACGGATAGCTTTAACTCTGCACTCAAATCAGCCCTTAGAATGGATCCGGATGTGATAATGGTTGGAGAGATGCGTGACAAGGAGACTATCGATGCCTGCATAAAAACGGCAGAAACCGGGCATTTGGTCCTGTCTACCCTGCACACCCAGAGCGCAGTTTCCACCATAAACCGAATTGTCGGACATTTCCCACCCGATGCCCAGGAGATCATCCGCCAGCGATTGGCAGACATCCTCGTCGCTACCGTTTCGTTACGGCTTGTCAAAGACAAAACAGGAGATAACATTTTCCCTGTGGTTGAGATAATGCGTTCCACTACGACCATACAGGCCTGTATCCGCGAAGGGCGGCTCGATGAGATTGAAAAGCACATTGAGAATGGACAGACCCAGTACCATATGCAGACACTGGATCAGCATCTGTTGCAGATGTATGAACAGGATCTCATAACGCTGGAAGATGCCAAACGACTGTCACATTCCATGGATCTGGAACGCAAGTTCATGTATACCAGCTAG